One window from the genome of Microcebus murinus isolate Inina chromosome X, M.murinus_Inina_mat1.0, whole genome shotgun sequence encodes:
- the GNG5B gene encoding LOW QUALITY PROTEIN: guanine nucleotide-binding protein G(I)/G(S)/G(O) subunit gamma-5B (The sequence of the model RefSeq protein was modified relative to this genomic sequence to represent the inferred CDS: deleted 1 base in 1 codon), with the protein MSESFSVAAMKKMVQQLWLHAGLNCIKVSKEAANLKQFSLQNVQHDPLLTGVSSSTIPLRYQKVCYFL; encoded by the exons ATGTCTGAGTCCTTCAGTGTCGCTGCTATGAAGAAAATGGTTCAACAGCTCTGGCTACACGCC GGGCTCAACTGCATTAAAGTTTCCAAGGAAGCTGCAAACTTGAAACAATTCTCTCTGCAGAATGTTCAACATGATCCCCTGCTGACTGGAGTATCTTCAAGTACAATTCCTTTGAGATACCAGAAAGTCTGTTACTTTctgtag